The Belonocnema kinseyi isolate 2016_QV_RU_SX_M_011 chromosome 10, B_treatae_v1, whole genome shotgun sequence genome has a window encoding:
- the LOC117181281 gene encoding uncharacterized protein LOC117181281 translates to MSESQAEEREEFENTYFDILTEVRDFIEQCKVDSAIRIQNNHSDKSSRNETPVYVSNPSSIDSLIVKLPTITVPKFDGSFKDWIQFRDTFKSLIHENSRLSNIQKFHYLNLALIGDSARVIQSLGVLESNYELAWQVLIDRYKDSLQLIHYHTKSLFDLNPITKPSYVSLRQLIDDTSNHLLVLK, encoded by the coding sequence ATGAGTGAATCGCAAGCGGAGGAGCGTGAAGAATTCGAAAATACATACTTTGATATTCTTACTGAGGTTAGGGATTTTATTGAGCAATGTAAGGTCGACTCTGCGATACGAATTCAAAATAATCATTCAGATAAATCGTCCCGTAATGAAACTCCTGTTTACGTCTCGAATCCTTCATCGATCGATTCGCTTATTGTTAAACTTCCTACAATTACGGTGCCAAAATTTGATGGCTCATTTAAAGACTGGATACAATTCCGCGACACCTTTAAGTCATTGATTCATGAAAATTCGCGACTTTCGAATATTCAGAAATTTCACTACCTCAACTTAGCACTAATCGGAGACTCGGCTCGTGTCATTCAATCGCTCGGCGTTTTAGAATCAAATTATGAATTAGCATGGCAGGTATTAATTGACCGGTATAAAGATTCACTTCAACTGATTCACTATCACACGAAATCATTATTCGATTTAAATCCCATTACGAAACCGTCTTACGTATCTTTAAGACAGCTGATCGACGACACGAGTAACCACTTGTTAGTACTGAAATAA